From Xylanibacter oryzae DSM 17970, a single genomic window includes:
- the mtgA gene encoding monofunctional biosynthetic peptidoglycan transglycosylase yields the protein MKIKLVKKIIRWIVVAFFGSTILSVVAYRFIPVYFTPLMFIRCLQQMGSGESLKMKHHWVPMDEISPHLPVSVMASEDQRFLLHHGFDYDAIERAAMHNIDGGKKQGASTISQQTAKNVFLWPGRSWVRKGFEAYFTVLIEFMWSKQRIMEVYLNSIEMGEGIYGAQAVAKEHFGVNAYELSKLQCALIASSLPNPRKFDSGHPSSYMFKRQRQIISNMKFIPAFPKEGEDVNPNTTVGGIYHKRK from the coding sequence GTGAAAATCAAATTAGTAAAAAAAATTATCCGATGGATTGTGGTTGCTTTTTTTGGCTCCACAATCCTTTCGGTTGTAGCTTACCGCTTTATTCCCGTTTATTTTACTCCACTTATGTTCATCCGCTGTCTTCAGCAGATGGGTAGTGGCGAGTCGTTAAAAATGAAACATCATTGGGTACCGATGGATGAAATATCTCCCCATCTTCCTGTCTCAGTTATGGCTAGTGAAGACCAGAGATTCCTCCTTCATCATGGTTTTGACTATGATGCGATAGAAAGGGCTGCTATGCATAATATTGATGGCGGAAAAAAACAAGGAGCATCTACAATAAGTCAGCAGACGGCAAAGAATGTTTTCCTTTGGCCAGGACGTTCGTGGGTACGTAAAGGTTTTGAAGCCTATTTTACAGTACTCATTGAGTTCATGTGGAGCAAGCAACGTATTATGGAAGTTTATCTTAATTCTATAGAGATGGGTGAGGGAATATACGGTGCACAAGCTGTTGCTAAGGAACATTTCGGAGTAAATGCTTACGAATTATCAAAACTGCAATGTGCACTAATAGCATCGTCATTGCCTAATCCTCGTAAATTTGATTCTGGTCATCCTTCATCGTATATGTTTAAACGCCAGCGTCAGATTATTTCAAATATGAAATTTATACCTGCTTTTCCAAAAGAAGGAGAAGATGTGAACCCTAATACAACAGTAGGTGGAATTTATCACAAGAGAAAATGA
- a CDS encoding M64 family metallopeptidase, with protein MKRLLFAAIIVCGIFFCQSSKAQNFDDYFVNKTLRLDYIFGGDVKQQSIFLDELKTEPHWYGKKQKLAEIPVEGNGQITVKDKKTGTVIYRNSFSTLFQEWLSYDEAKATKRSFENVFLVPFPKDTVSITVDLRNNRREIISSYTHIVAPKDILIHSIGEHNVTPYITLQAAADSNRCIHIAYLSEGYKKDEMQTFENDARTAMEALFEHEPFKSMRSKFNIVAVEAPSIESGTSEPSKGIWKNTALHSHFDTFYSDRYLTTLNLKDMHDILAGTPYEHIIVLVNTEKYGGGGILNSYNLSMTHNKWFKPVVVHEFGHSFAGLGDEYAYESEQIPMYPHDIEPWEPNLTTLKDFHGKWENLISKGTPIPTPESKKEKTQYTRIGVFEGAGYSMKGVYRGVQRCRMRDNTTPEFCPVCIQAIKRLIDFYTE; from the coding sequence ATGAAAAGATTATTATTTGCCGCAATTATAGTATGCGGCATATTTTTTTGCCAATCATCAAAAGCACAAAATTTTGATGATTATTTTGTTAATAAAACATTAAGGTTGGATTATATCTTCGGTGGTGATGTAAAACAGCAAAGCATCTTTCTTGATGAGTTGAAAACAGAGCCACACTGGTATGGAAAGAAACAAAAACTTGCAGAAATACCTGTTGAAGGTAATGGACAAATAACAGTAAAAGATAAAAAGACAGGCACTGTTATTTACCGTAATTCGTTTTCTACATTGTTTCAAGAATGGTTATCATATGATGAGGCAAAAGCTACAAAGAGATCTTTTGAGAATGTATTTCTAGTTCCTTTTCCAAAAGATACCGTCTCAATAACAGTTGATCTCAGAAATAACAGGCGTGAGATAATCTCATCATATACTCATATTGTTGCTCCTAAAGATATTCTTATACATAGTATAGGAGAACATAATGTTACGCCTTATATAACTCTTCAAGCAGCAGCAGACAGTAATAGATGTATACATATAGCATACCTGTCTGAGGGATATAAAAAGGATGAAATGCAGACATTTGAAAATGATGCAAGAACTGCTATGGAGGCACTGTTTGAACACGAGCCATTTAAATCAATGCGCTCAAAGTTTAATATTGTTGCGGTAGAGGCACCTTCTATAGAAAGCGGAACAAGTGAGCCATCTAAAGGTATATGGAAAAATACCGCTCTACATTCACATTTTGACACTTTCTATTCTGATCGCTATCTAACGACACTCAACCTGAAAGATATGCATGACATTCTTGCTGGTACACCTTATGAGCATATTATTGTTCTTGTAAACACTGAAAAGTATGGAGGAGGCGGCATACTAAATTCTTACAATCTTTCGATGACACATAATAAATGGTTTAAACCTGTAGTAGTACACGAGTTTGGACATAGTTTTGCTGGACTTGGTGATGAATATGCGTATGAATCTGAGCAAATTCCAATGTATCCTCATGATATAGAACCTTGGGAACCTAATCTCACTACATTAAAAGACTTTCACGGGAAATGGGAAAATCTGATATCAAAAGGAACGCCTATACCAACACCTGAAAGTAAAAAAGAGAAAACGCAATACACTCGTATTGGTGTATTTGAGGGTGCAGGATATAGCATGAAGGGGGTATACCGAGGTGTACAGAGATGCAGAATGAGAGATAATACGACTCCTGAGTTCTGCCCTGTTTGCATACAGGCTATAAAAAGACTTATAGATTTTTATACTGAATAA
- a CDS encoding 2-amino-4-hydroxy-6-hydroxymethyldihydropteridine diphosphokinase, with product MRTNVKNKIILALGSNTDQEMNMMKVEQLLKDLFGEVAFSTQLWTMPIGLTSEKFINCLAFIKTTHGLPQVSRAIKQLERKCGNTKAERSKGLIKMDIDILKFNDTIFHEDDWERNYIKTLMKQDPFDI from the coding sequence ATGAGAACGAATGTTAAGAACAAAATTATACTAGCTCTTGGTTCAAACACAGACCAAGAAATGAATATGATGAAAGTTGAACAATTACTAAAAGATTTGTTCGGTGAAGTCGCATTCAGTACACAACTGTGGACTATGCCCATAGGCCTTACGTCAGAAAAATTCATAAATTGTCTTGCTTTTATAAAAACCACACATGGATTGCCACAAGTTTCCAGAGCTATTAAACAGCTGGAGCGTAAATGTGGAAACACTAAAGCGGAAAGATCTAAAGGTCTTATAAAAATGGATATTGACATACTTAAATTTAATGATACTATCTTTCACGAAGATGACTGGGAACGCAACTATATCAAGACATTAATGAAACAGGATCCTTTTGACATATAA